The following proteins are co-located in the Sphingomonas panacis genome:
- a CDS encoding RNA polymerase sigma factor: protein MRRFLGRQLLPPGIDEEDVVQEVYGRLIEMASFDDIRSPRSYMIGLARNVVLMHLRRARIVAIRSLEEMAQTHFAADDPSPETQVSDRQQLHLLASAIASLDEPARSVFLLRAVEGLPYAKIAHRLGLSENAVQKRHARALEQFMMLLGRGGNASDHATPFQSETCKANHDERA, encoded by the coding sequence ATGCGTCGTTTCTTGGGGCGCCAGCTTCTCCCTCCGGGTATCGACGAGGAGGATGTTGTGCAGGAGGTCTATGGTCGCCTGATCGAAATGGCGTCGTTCGACGATATTCGCAGCCCCCGGTCGTACATGATAGGCCTCGCCAGGAATGTCGTCCTGATGCACCTTCGACGGGCGCGCATCGTCGCCATTCGATCTCTCGAGGAGATGGCTCAGACCCACTTCGCCGCAGATGATCCGAGCCCGGAAACGCAAGTCTCCGATCGCCAGCAGTTGCACCTGCTTGCATCAGCGATCGCAAGCCTCGATGAACCTGCAAGATCGGTGTTCCTCCTTCGTGCTGTCGAAGGACTTCCTTATGCAAAGATTGCCCACAGATTGGGGCTGAGCGAAAATGCGGTGCAAAAACGTCACGCACGCGCTCTAGAGCAGTTCATGATGTTGCTGGGGCGAGGCGGAAACGCATCTGATCACGCAACACCGTTCCAGTCCGAAACTTGTAAAGCCAACCATGACGAACGAGCGTGA
- a CDS encoding FecR family protein, with translation MTNEREASIDISRRAAELAVSFDAGSLSGADLAEAEAWLQRDIRHRGALARAQAGLIHSRRAAAVGTFDSDRHRPTDSLPVGGEEPDANDGPLMPTRRRFMALGGSAAAMAAVGLVAFGLTPIGSTKAYATALGETRVIQLGEAARMTLNTDSRVLVKTRGRSHDVVLEHGEALFEVVSGRGASVLVDTGASVASSTGGSFAVRKTQDMPLQVLVQSGDVSLTDRTTQSGKAIHLTANQRMIAASGTEDTVTPLSQDTVDHALEWRNGLLAFEDETLADAAREFARYSNISIEVSDPSVGQQTITGLFDSRDPRGFAQSAALSLGMRVQNYPHAVRIKP, from the coding sequence ATGACGAACGAGCGTGAGGCAAGCATCGACATCAGCCGGCGAGCCGCCGAGCTGGCCGTGAGCTTCGATGCTGGATCGCTGTCCGGCGCCGATCTCGCTGAAGCCGAGGCTTGGCTGCAACGGGACATCCGGCATCGGGGGGCGCTTGCGCGGGCGCAAGCGGGGCTGATCCATTCGCGCAGAGCGGCAGCCGTCGGCACGTTCGACAGCGATCGACATCGGCCTACCGACAGCCTTCCGGTTGGCGGAGAAGAGCCGGACGCCAATGATGGGCCTCTAATGCCGACTAGACGCCGTTTCATGGCGCTCGGCGGATCGGCTGCCGCAATGGCGGCCGTTGGGCTCGTTGCATTTGGTCTGACCCCCATCGGCTCCACCAAGGCATACGCCACTGCGCTTGGCGAGACGCGTGTCATTCAACTGGGCGAAGCGGCGCGGATGACGCTGAACACCGACAGTCGCGTGCTGGTGAAAACACGAGGTCGGTCGCATGATGTCGTGCTCGAGCACGGAGAAGCGCTGTTTGAGGTCGTTAGCGGACGCGGAGCGAGCGTGTTGGTGGACACCGGCGCGAGCGTAGCCAGCAGTACGGGTGGCAGTTTCGCCGTTAGAAAAACCCAGGACATGCCCCTTCAGGTGCTGGTGCAGTCAGGAGACGTAAGCCTTACGGATCGCACAACACAAAGCGGGAAAGCCATACATCTGACGGCAAACCAGCGCATGATCGCTGCCTCTGGCACAGAAGATACCGTGACTCCTTTGTCTCAGGACACGGTGGACCACGCATTGGAATGGCGCAACGGACTGCTTGCGTTCGAGGACGAAACTCTCGCCGATGCGGCCCGGGAGTTCGCACGCTACAGTAATATTTCGATCGAGGTGTCCGACCCCTCTGTCGGTCAGCAAACGATTACCGGACTTTTTGACTCGAGGGATCCGCGTGGCTTTGCCCAATCGGCCGCGCTGAGCCTTGGCATGCGGGTCCAGAACTATCCTCACGCCGTGCGCATCAAGCCGTAG
- a CDS encoding TonB-dependent receptor domain-containing protein — protein sequence MAYASAAAAAFTASAAAQAQEQRFDIAKQPATTSIPIFARQARVQITAPGKILRGVTTPALHGSYDVRAALQQLLKNTRLRVVADSGTTITLAEGPQVRASDPAPMATNSPDPTGTQDIVVTATKRSERLIDIPVPVSAIRASTLTRAGAVRLEDYAASVPGVTISNNTGAGVQTQIIFRGISTGSGGNPVAAVYVDDAPITSATQLGAGGSFPDFDPADLERIEFLRGPQGTLYGAASLGGLLKFVTRKPDFDTLSGRAELAFTGADHGGLGGGARGRINAPLGENIALSASGFYRIDPGFIDNILTGKSNENETRTRGGRVALAVRPVENVTIIGSALYQAVNADSVTTIDTDLAGRPLYGDLQVSRPRGAAALTQRFTLYDLSINAHLNGFDVISDTSYGIQKSGTYIDYTRLIGGLLDSISGQPSGTLGASIFQPFRTKKLTQEVRFQSTTQGFFAWQIGGFYTREKANTLALVNPLYRQTGGSAAGVGLPPLGNGDVDATYREIAGFGNVTLNFTSKLSLSGGLRYSDIRLSSGQTLSGILLGNSTNSGSASDHKLTFSVNPSYKVTPNILVYGRVASGYRPGGPNITTSDPATYKPDTVLSYEVGTKGTLLDRLVTFDLDAFLIDWDDIQVQQSKIGPGGTPLSFVGNAGKARSKGIEAAFTVAPVSGLTFDANIAYTDATFRNTVGPAIAGDRLPSSAKWTGQIGGEYRFELANGWKPFFGASYRYVGRRLGEFAGTGGTRYVLPKYETIDLRAGVDKSGFEASLFVRNVTDKRGYTGGYVYGPYATASLLQPRTIGLVLSKNF from the coding sequence ATGGCGTATGCGAGCGCCGCCGCGGCGGCATTCACGGCATCGGCCGCCGCACAGGCCCAGGAGCAGCGGTTCGACATCGCAAAGCAACCGGCCACGACCTCGATCCCGATATTTGCAAGGCAGGCGCGAGTACAGATCACCGCTCCGGGCAAGATTTTGCGCGGTGTGACGACCCCCGCGCTGCACGGGAGCTATGACGTGCGGGCCGCGTTGCAGCAGCTCTTGAAGAATACCCGCCTGCGTGTCGTCGCAGACAGCGGCACGACCATCACGCTGGCCGAAGGCCCACAGGTGCGTGCCAGTGATCCCGCTCCAATGGCGACGAATTCCCCCGATCCCACCGGGACGCAAGATATCGTCGTCACCGCGACAAAGCGAAGCGAGCGCCTGATCGACATCCCGGTGCCGGTGAGCGCGATTCGGGCGAGCACGCTGACGCGCGCCGGGGCTGTGCGGCTGGAAGACTATGCTGCCAGTGTCCCCGGCGTCACGATATCGAACAACACGGGCGCTGGCGTCCAGACGCAGATCATCTTCCGCGGCATATCGACAGGCTCCGGCGGGAACCCCGTCGCCGCTGTCTACGTAGACGACGCCCCGATCACGTCCGCGACCCAATTGGGTGCCGGCGGGAGCTTCCCGGACTTCGATCCGGCTGATCTCGAGAGGATCGAGTTCCTGCGCGGCCCGCAAGGCACGCTGTATGGCGCAGCAAGTCTTGGCGGTCTCCTCAAGTTCGTCACCCGCAAGCCCGACTTCGATACGCTCTCCGGTCGTGCCGAGCTCGCCTTCACCGGTGCCGACCATGGCGGGCTCGGGGGCGGCGCGCGGGGCCGCATCAACGCGCCGCTGGGCGAAAACATCGCGCTATCGGCGAGTGGCTTCTACCGGATCGACCCAGGCTTCATCGACAATATCCTGACCGGCAAATCGAACGAGAACGAGACCCGTACCCGGGGCGGCCGGGTCGCTCTCGCAGTGCGCCCGGTCGAGAACGTCACGATCATCGGATCTGCCCTGTATCAGGCAGTTAACGCCGACAGCGTCACCACCATCGACACCGATCTTGCAGGTCGCCCCCTCTACGGTGATTTGCAGGTGTCTCGCCCTCGCGGCGCAGCGGCGCTCACTCAGCGATTCACGCTCTATGATCTTTCGATCAACGCGCACCTGAATGGCTTCGACGTCATTTCCGATACGAGCTACGGCATCCAGAAGAGCGGGACCTACATCGACTACACCCGACTCATCGGTGGGCTGCTCGACTCCATCAGTGGTCAGCCCAGCGGAACGCTCGGCGCTTCCATCTTTCAGCCCTTCAGGACGAAAAAGCTGACTCAGGAAGTGCGTTTCCAGTCGACCACACAGGGCTTTTTCGCGTGGCAGATCGGCGGCTTCTACACCCGAGAGAAAGCCAATACTCTTGCACTGGTCAACCCGTTGTACCGGCAGACAGGTGGGTCGGCAGCGGGCGTTGGTCTGCCGCCGCTTGGCAACGGCGATGTCGATGCCACCTACCGCGAGATTGCGGGCTTCGGGAACGTGACGTTGAACTTCACGTCCAAGCTCAGCCTTTCCGGCGGCTTGCGGTACAGCGACATTCGCCTGAGCAGTGGCCAGACACTCAGCGGCATCCTCCTGGGCAACTCCACCAACAGTGGCAGCGCGTCCGATCACAAGCTCACCTTCTCGGTGAACCCGAGCTACAAGGTCACGCCAAACATTCTGGTCTATGGGCGGGTCGCATCGGGCTACCGCCCCGGCGGTCCGAACATCACCACCAGTGATCCGGCCACGTACAAGCCTGATACTGTCCTCAGCTATGAGGTCGGGACCAAGGGCACGCTGCTCGATCGCCTTGTGACCTTCGACCTGGATGCGTTTCTGATCGATTGGGATGACATTCAGGTTCAGCAGAGCAAAATTGGGCCGGGTGGGACGCCTCTGAGCTTCGTCGGCAATGCCGGCAAGGCCCGCAGCAAAGGCATCGAGGCGGCCTTCACGGTCGCTCCCGTCTCCGGGCTGACGTTCGATGCCAACATTGCCTACACCGACGCCACTTTCCGCAATACCGTCGGTCCGGCCATCGCGGGCGATCGGCTGCCCAGTTCCGCCAAGTGGACAGGTCAGATTGGTGGCGAGTATCGCTTTGAACTGGCTAACGGATGGAAACCTTTCTTCGGCGCCAGTTACCGCTATGTCGGTAGGCGCCTGGGCGAGTTCGCCGGGACGGGCGGCACCCGCTATGTGCTGCCGAAATACGAGACGATCGACTTGCGTGCCGGCGTGGATAAGAGCGGCTTCGAAGCAAGCCTTTTCGTGCGCAACGTCACCGACAAGCGGGGCTATACGGGCGGATATGTGTACGGTCCTTATGCGACCGCATCGCTGCTTCAGCCCCGCACGATCGGTCTGGTGCTGTCGAAGAATTTCTGA
- a CDS encoding metal-dependent hydrolase family protein yields MVSKTKRLLRRSLIGLVLMTGCGIAEAQTVVIHAGTLIATPGSPAKTNQSIVIDNGRITSIVDGFIPGDRIIDLSKRYVLPGLIDMHTHVVGMEKIDETAPSQWVTNLSLQRQSITALKAIPVVRQILLRGFTTIRNVGDPASVTYDLRDAIASGKVEGPRMLVSEPQFTLPGGALSNDVFHLTHDAVALVGNRGACSGVEDCRRAVREEVQRGADVIKLRLADTAALDPRIQTIESQDEVNAIVETAHQLGRTVAVHTSGVDRETLLAVNAGADTIEHGPQSDAVLLAMKRKGLSFTPTLDTYRYFAPILKRLGITRDYYGEARASVGAAKRIGVRILYGTDLMPLYADRESLEFSALVDAGLTPSEVLMAATINAAAALHMEKEIGSIAPGKAADIIAVDQDPTRDIQAMEKVSFVMRAGKVVAPQLGD; encoded by the coding sequence ATGGTCTCCAAAACGAAACGGCTGCTTCGCCGAAGTCTGATCGGTCTCGTGCTGATGACCGGTTGCGGGATAGCCGAAGCCCAAACCGTTGTTATCCACGCAGGGACCCTGATCGCGACACCGGGCTCGCCGGCAAAGACAAACCAGTCGATCGTGATCGATAATGGGCGAATCACGTCGATCGTGGATGGCTTCATCCCCGGTGACCGGATCATCGACCTTTCGAAGCGCTACGTGCTGCCAGGGCTCATCGACATGCACACCCATGTCGTGGGTATGGAGAAAATCGACGAGACGGCACCATCCCAATGGGTCACCAACCTGAGCTTGCAGAGACAGTCGATCACGGCGCTGAAGGCGATTCCGGTCGTTCGGCAAATTCTGTTGCGAGGTTTCACCACGATCAGGAATGTCGGCGACCCGGCCAGCGTGACGTACGATCTGCGGGACGCGATCGCGAGCGGTAAGGTGGAAGGGCCAAGAATGCTCGTCTCGGAGCCGCAGTTCACCTTGCCGGGTGGTGCGCTGTCAAACGACGTCTTTCACCTGACGCATGACGCGGTTGCCCTCGTCGGCAACCGCGGGGCTTGCAGCGGCGTCGAGGACTGCCGTCGGGCCGTCCGCGAGGAGGTTCAGCGCGGCGCGGACGTCATCAAGCTGCGGCTTGCCGATACGGCCGCGCTCGATCCGAGGATTCAGACCATCGAATCGCAGGATGAGGTCAACGCGATCGTGGAGACGGCGCATCAGCTTGGCCGGACCGTTGCCGTGCACACGTCTGGCGTGGACCGCGAGACATTGTTGGCAGTCAATGCGGGGGCCGACACCATAGAACATGGACCGCAAAGCGACGCTGTTCTCCTGGCGATGAAGCGAAAGGGCCTGAGCTTCACCCCCACGCTGGACACCTACCGGTATTTCGCTCCGATCCTGAAACGGCTTGGGATTACGCGCGACTATTATGGCGAGGCGCGTGCGAGCGTTGGCGCAGCGAAGAGAATTGGTGTGCGGATCCTCTATGGCACCGATCTGATGCCGCTCTACGCCGATCGGGAGAGCCTGGAGTTTTCCGCCTTGGTTGATGCAGGCCTCACACCCAGCGAGGTGCTGATGGCCGCGACGATCAACGCTGCGGCCGCGTTGCACATGGAGAAAGAGATCGGCTCAATCGCCCCGGGCAAGGCAGCAGACATCATAGCGGTCGATCAGGATCCGACGCGTGATATCCAAGCCATGGAAAAGGTTTCCTTCGTCATGAGGGCCGGGAAAGTCGTGGCGCCGCAATTGGGAGACTAG